Proteins encoded in a region of the Geobacillus genomosp. 3 genome:
- a CDS encoding ROK family transcriptional regulator has protein sequence MRTGNITLVKKMNKQLVLKLIRDQHPISRADIAKRTGLNKATVSALVDELIAEHFVHESGIGISTGGRRPLMLRFNADAGSLVGIELGVNYLYAVLTNLNAEIIWEQRRSFRPEEGQEAIVSEMIELIEAAIRRAPATPYGVMGIGIGVPGVVHTESGTVIFAPNLRWGDVALASALQKRWPQYPVIIENEAKLAALGEKWFGAGKEFAHFVYISTGIGIGAGVVLHHQLYRGVNGLAGEIGHHTIDLNGVRCNCGNIGCWEMYASEKYIERRLAEEGRSEWLDDRFSVAAMALAAEHDEQLAGILEETGRYLGIGLLQVIYAYNPEAVIVGGPLARAGDYVLRAARKEVGERILVKKENEPYMIVSKLKEKSCAIGAAASVLEAVVLPPEFESAF, from the coding sequence GTGCGGACAGGAAACATTACGCTTGTCAAAAAAATGAATAAACAGCTTGTGTTGAAATTGATTCGCGACCAACATCCGATTTCGCGTGCTGATATTGCGAAACGAACCGGGTTAAATAAAGCGACCGTTTCAGCGCTCGTCGACGAGCTGATCGCCGAGCATTTCGTCCATGAAAGCGGTATCGGTATTTCCACCGGCGGGCGCCGGCCGCTTATGCTTCGTTTTAATGCCGACGCCGGCTCGCTTGTCGGCATTGAGCTTGGCGTCAACTATTTGTACGCGGTGCTGACCAACTTAAACGCCGAAATTATATGGGAGCAGCGGCGTTCGTTCCGCCCGGAAGAGGGGCAGGAGGCCATTGTCAGTGAGATGATCGAACTGATTGAGGCGGCCATCCGCCGGGCCCCGGCGACGCCGTACGGCGTGATGGGGATCGGCATCGGTGTTCCCGGCGTCGTTCACACGGAAAGCGGGACAGTCATTTTCGCGCCGAATTTGCGCTGGGGCGATGTTGCGCTCGCCTCGGCTCTGCAAAAACGGTGGCCGCAATATCCGGTCATCATCGAAAATGAGGCGAAGCTCGCGGCGCTCGGGGAAAAATGGTTCGGCGCCGGCAAGGAGTTTGCCCATTTTGTCTACATTAGCACCGGCATCGGTATTGGCGCCGGCGTCGTCCTTCATCATCAGCTTTATCGCGGGGTGAACGGACTAGCTGGTGAAATCGGCCATCATACGATCGACTTAAACGGTGTCCGCTGCAACTGCGGCAACATCGGCTGTTGGGAAATGTACGCATCGGAAAAATATATTGAACGCCGTTTGGCGGAGGAAGGCCGTTCGGAATGGCTCGATGACCGTTTTTCCGTCGCCGCGATGGCGTTGGCGGCGGAACACGATGAACAGCTGGCCGGCATTTTGGAAGAAACGGGCCGCTATCTCGGCATCGGGCTGCTGCAAGTCATTTATGCGTACAACCCGGAAGCGGTCATTGTCGGCGGCCCGCTCGCCCGCGCCGGCGATTATGTGCTCCGCGCGGCCCGTAAAGAAGTGGGGGAGCGCATTCTCGTCAAAAAAGAAAACGAGCCGTACATGATCGTCTCAAAGCTGAAAGAAAAAAGCTGCGCCATTGGCGCGGCCGCTTCGGTATTGGAGGCGGTCGTTCTGCCGCCGGAATTTGAGTCGGCATTTTAA
- a CDS encoding vitamin B12-dependent ribonucleotide reductase, with protein MTVASSEKLKINIDKLNEDIRLFPQVHPITPDMHITHKGVSRLVMLDRYSFKDTEKLTLTPGDFVVLTIKEDPKFPARGLGFIVDIDWEAKKARVLIEDEYRHVLEGEEAETGIVFRSLDIIDKPLEIFYEQIAKRNATGLAAVEKTEEKRNEWFQKFYEELSSMNFVPAGRVLYGAGSGKEVTYFNCYVMPFVKDSREGISEHRKQVMEIMSRGGGVGTNGSTLRPRHTLARGVNGKSSGSVSWLDDIAKLTHLVEQGGSRRGAQMIMLADWHPDIIEFIVSKMQNPRILRYLLENTEDEGIQKAARDKLKFTPLTERERAMYEAIVRYKNEPGYGGFTEEIIKDAEEKLRTGGTYTVHNPDFLTGANISVCLTKEFMEAVENDDEYALRFPDVETYSEEEMRIYNEKWHEIGDVREWEKMGYRVRVYRKIRARELWKLINICATYSAEPGIFFIDNANEMTNARAYGQKVVATNPCGEQPLAPYSVCNLAAINLANMVDKEQKVVDYEKLKRTVEIGVRMQDNVIDATPYFLEENKKQALGERRIGLGVMGLADLLIYCEKAYGSEEGNELVDELFRTIATTAYRASIELAKEKGSFPFLVGETEEETRKLREAFINTGYMKRMPDDIRQDILQYGIRNSHLLTVAPTGSTGTMVGVSTGLEPYFSFSYYRSGRLGKFIEVKADIVQEYLDKHPEADPNHLPSWFVTAMDLPPEAHADVQCIIQRWVDSSLSKTVNAPKGYTVEQVQKVYERLWRGGAKGGTVYVDGSRDAQVLTLKAEENTVDEQLELIPEETEEQVKKRTVVLVDTIQDVRATDVTIGSEIGNICPICREGTVEEIGGCNTCTNCGAQLKCGL; from the coding sequence ATGACGGTGGCGTCGTCCGAAAAATTGAAAATCAATATTGACAAGCTGAACGAGGACATCCGCCTGTTTCCGCAAGTGCATCCGATTACGCCCGATATGCACATCACCCATAAAGGCGTATCCCGTTTGGTTATGCTTGACCGGTATTCGTTTAAGGATACGGAAAAGCTGACGCTCACACCGGGCGATTTCGTCGTGTTGACGATCAAAGAGGACCCGAAATTCCCGGCCCGCGGCCTCGGTTTTATCGTCGACATCGACTGGGAGGCGAAAAAAGCGCGCGTGTTGATTGAGGATGAATACCGGCATGTGCTTGAAGGCGAGGAAGCGGAAACGGGCATTGTGTTCCGCTCGCTCGACATCATCGACAAGCCGCTTGAAATTTTCTACGAGCAAATCGCGAAACGAAACGCGACCGGGCTGGCGGCGGTGGAGAAAACGGAGGAAAAGCGCAACGAGTGGTTCCAAAAGTTTTATGAGGAGCTGTCCAGCATGAACTTTGTGCCGGCCGGGCGCGTGTTGTACGGGGCGGGTTCGGGCAAGGAAGTGACGTATTTCAACTGCTATGTGATGCCGTTTGTGAAAGATTCGCGCGAAGGCATTTCTGAACACCGAAAGCAGGTGATGGAAATTATGAGCCGCGGCGGCGGTGTCGGCACGAACGGTTCGACGTTGCGGCCGCGTCATACGCTCGCGCGCGGGGTGAACGGCAAATCGTCCGGGTCGGTCTCGTGGCTCGATGATATCGCCAAGCTGACCCACCTTGTCGAGCAAGGTGGCTCCCGCCGCGGCGCCCAAATGATTATGCTCGCTGACTGGCACCCGGACATTATCGAATTTATCGTCTCGAAAATGCAAAACCCGCGCATTTTGCGCTACTTGCTTGAAAACACAGAAGACGAAGGCATCCAAAAAGCGGCGCGCGACAAGCTGAAATTCACACCGCTCACCGAGCGGGAGCGAGCGATGTACGAAGCGATCGTCCGCTACAAAAACGAGCCCGGCTACGGTGGCTTCACCGAAGAGATCATTAAAGACGCCGAAGAAAAACTGCGCACCGGCGGTACATACACGGTGCACAATCCCGACTTTTTGACCGGTGCGAACATTTCTGTCTGCCTAACGAAAGAATTCATGGAAGCGGTCGAAAACGACGACGAATATGCTCTCCGTTTCCCGGACGTGGAAACCTATTCCGAAGAGGAAATGCGTATTTACAATGAAAAATGGCATGAAATCGGCGATGTGCGCGAATGGGAGAAAATGGGCTACCGCGTTCGTGTCTACCGGAAAATCCGCGCCCGCGAACTGTGGAAGCTGATCAATATTTGTGCGACGTATTCGGCCGAGCCGGGCATTTTCTTCATCGACAACGCCAACGAAATGACGAACGCCCGCGCCTACGGGCAAAAAGTCGTGGCGACCAACCCGTGCGGGGAACAACCTCTCGCACCATATTCGGTCTGCAACCTGGCGGCCATTAACTTGGCGAACATGGTGGACAAAGAGCAGAAAGTCGTGGACTACGAAAAGCTGAAGCGCACGGTCGAAATCGGGGTGCGGATGCAAGACAATGTCATTGACGCAACGCCGTACTTCCTTGAGGAAAACAAAAAACAGGCGCTCGGCGAGCGCCGCATCGGCCTTGGTGTCATGGGGCTTGCAGATTTGCTCATTTACTGCGAAAAAGCGTACGGTTCCGAGGAAGGAAATGAACTCGTAGATGAGCTGTTTCGCACGATCGCCACAACTGCGTACCGGGCCTCGATCGAGCTGGCGAAAGAAAAAGGCAGCTTCCCGTTTTTGGTCGGCGAAACGGAAGAAGAAACGCGAAAGCTGCGCGAGGCGTTCATCAACACCGGCTATATGAAACGGATGCCGGATGACATTCGCCAGGATATTTTGCAATATGGCATTCGCAACTCGCATTTGCTGACGGTGGCGCCGACGGGATCAACGGGAACGATGGTCGGCGTCTCGACCGGGCTTGAGCCGTACTTCTCGTTTTCGTACTACCGGAGCGGGCGCTTGGGCAAGTTTATTGAAGTGAAGGCGGATATTGTCCAAGAATATTTGGACAAACATCCGGAAGCCGACCCGAACCATTTGCCGTCTTGGTTTGTGACAGCGATGGACTTGCCGCCGGAAGCGCACGCCGATGTACAATGCATCATCCAGCGCTGGGTGGATTCGAGTTTGTCGAAAACGGTCAACGCGCCAAAAGGCTATACGGTCGAGCAAGTGCAAAAAGTGTACGAACGTTTATGGCGCGGCGGCGCCAAAGGCGGCACTGTCTATGTCGACGGCAGCCGCGACGCGCAAGTGCTGACGTTGAAAGCGGAAGAAAACACGGTTGATGAGCAGTTGGAGCTCATTCCGGAAGAAACAGAAGAACAAGTGAAGAAGCGCACCGTCGTTCTTGTCGATACGATTCAAGATGTGCGCGCCACCGATGTGACGATCGGCTCGGAAATCGGCAACATTTGTCCGATTTGCCGCGAAGGGACGGTCGAAGAAATCGGCGGCTGCAATACGTGCACAAACTGTGGCGCCCAGCTGAAATGCGGGCTGTAA
- a CDS encoding aldo/keto reductase, whose protein sequence is MHYRQLGNTDLTVSELSFGTWAIGGSWGKIDDKESLRALAYAIERGVNFFDTADVYGDGHSEELLAKATKGKEDRIYIATKFCRAGDIHDPKTYSEASVRAYCEASLKRLEREVIDLYQIHCPPFEILKQGAVFEVLEKLKQEGKIRYYGVSVETIEEGLFVIEHSGASALQVIFNILRQKPLERLFPEAKRLGVGILVRLPLASGLLTGKFTKQTTFAEDDHRYFNRNGEQFNVGETFGGLEFEKGVELADKLRWIANGRGSMAKAALRWVIDHEEVTCAIPGFKTVKQVEENLAALAVPSFNEEEKVQLRRFYENEVHPHIRGAY, encoded by the coding sequence ATGCATTATCGCCAACTAGGAAACACCGATCTGACCGTGAGCGAACTTAGCTTCGGCACGTGGGCGATCGGCGGCTCATGGGGGAAAATCGATGATAAGGAATCGTTGCGCGCGCTTGCTTATGCCATAGAGCGCGGCGTCAACTTTTTTGATACGGCCGATGTGTATGGCGACGGCCATAGCGAAGAGCTGTTGGCGAAGGCAACGAAAGGAAAAGAAGACCGCATCTACATTGCGACAAAGTTTTGCCGTGCCGGCGATATTCACGACCCGAAGACATACTCCGAAGCGTCGGTGCGCGCGTATTGCGAGGCAAGCCTGAAACGGCTTGAGCGCGAGGTGATCGATTTGTACCAAATTCATTGTCCGCCGTTTGAAATCTTAAAACAAGGCGCGGTCTTTGAAGTGCTGGAAAAGTTGAAACAGGAAGGGAAAATCCGCTATTACGGCGTCAGTGTTGAAACGATCGAAGAAGGGCTGTTCGTCATCGAGCATTCAGGGGCGAGCGCGCTGCAAGTCATTTTTAACATCTTGCGGCAAAAACCGCTCGAACGGTTGTTTCCGGAGGCAAAACGGCTCGGTGTCGGCATTTTGGTTCGCCTGCCGCTCGCGAGCGGGCTGTTGACCGGCAAGTTTACGAAACAAACGACGTTTGCCGAGGATGACCACCGCTATTTTAACCGCAACGGAGAGCAGTTTAACGTTGGAGAAACGTTTGGAGGGCTTGAATTTGAAAAAGGGGTGGAGCTTGCTGATAAGCTGCGCTGGATCGCCAACGGGCGCGGCAGCATGGCGAAAGCGGCGCTCCGCTGGGTCATCGATCATGAGGAAGTGACATGCGCCATTCCGGGCTTTAAAACGGTGAAACAAGTTGAAGAAAACTTGGCGGCGTTGGCGGTACCATCGTTCAACGAAGAAGAAAAAGTGCAGCTCCGCCGGTTTTATGAGAACGAAGTGCATCCGCACATTCGCGGGGCATACTAA
- a CDS encoding lipoate--protein ligase family protein, translated as MAKEVWRFIDSGDRSPSFNMALDEALLDWHSAGKIPPTIRFYGWNPPTLSIGYFQKVEKEIDLEAVKRHGLGFVRRPTGGRGVLHDKELTYSVIVSESHPDMPQTVTEAYRVISQGILEGFRFLGLDAYFAVPKTEEEKADLRSPRSAVCFDAPSWYELVVEGRKVAGSAQTRQKGVILQHGSILLDLDEDLLFRLFKYPNERVKERLQRNFKNKAVAINELTERTVTIEEAKEAFYKGFEKGLNIVLEPYTLTAEELAYVEELARTKYESDEWNFKR; from the coding sequence ATGGCAAAAGAAGTATGGCGCTTTATCGATTCCGGCGACCGTTCGCCGTCGTTTAATATGGCGCTTGATGAGGCGCTCTTGGATTGGCACAGCGCCGGGAAAATCCCACCAACCATCCGCTTTTACGGTTGGAATCCGCCGACATTGTCAATCGGTTATTTCCAAAAGGTAGAAAAAGAAATCGACTTAGAGGCGGTCAAGCGCCACGGTCTCGGCTTTGTCCGCCGTCCGACCGGAGGGCGCGGCGTCTTGCATGACAAAGAATTAACATACAGTGTGATCGTCTCAGAATCGCACCCGGACATGCCGCAGACGGTGACGGAAGCGTACCGCGTCATTTCCCAAGGCATTTTAGAAGGATTTCGTTTCCTTGGGCTTGACGCATATTTTGCCGTGCCGAAAACGGAAGAAGAAAAAGCGGATTTGCGCAGCCCGCGTTCAGCCGTCTGCTTTGATGCGCCGTCGTGGTACGAGCTCGTGGTTGAAGGGCGCAAAGTAGCCGGCAGCGCGCAAACGCGGCAAAAAGGGGTCATTTTGCAGCACGGTTCGATTTTGCTTGATTTGGACGAAGACTTGCTGTTTCGCTTGTTTAAATACCCGAACGAGCGGGTGAAAGAACGGCTGCAGCGCAATTTTAAAAACAAGGCGGTCGCGATCAATGAGCTGACTGAGCGAACGGTCACGATCGAGGAAGCGAAAGAGGCGTTTTACAAAGGATTTGAAAAGGGGCTGAACATCGTGCTCGAGCCGTATACGCTGACGGCTGAGGAGTTGGCGTATGTCGAAGAGTTGGCCCGGACGAAGTACGAAAGTGACGAATGGAACTTTAAGCGCTGA
- the gcvPB gene encoding aminomethyl-transferring glycine dehydrogenase subunit GcvPB codes for MHNDQPLIFERSKPGRIAYSLPALDVPAADLNELVPADYLRTEEPELPEVSELDLMRHYTALSKRNHGVDSGFYPLGSCTMKYNPKINENVARLAGFAHIHPLQPEETVQGALELMYDLQEHLKEITGMDAVTLQPAAGAHGEWTGLMMIRAYHEANGDFGRTKVIVPDSAHGTNPASATVAGFETVTVKSTADGLVDLEDLRRVVGADTAALMLTNPNTLGLFEEQIVEMAEIIHEAGGKLYYDGANLNAILGKARPGDMGFDVVHLNLHKTFTGPHGGGGPGSGPVGVKADLVPFLPKPVIAKGENGYYLDHDRPQSIGRVKPFYGNFGINVRAYTYIRSMGPDGLKAVSEYAVLNANYMMRRLAEYYDLPYDRHCKHEFVLSGRRQKKLGVRTLDIAKRLLDFGFHPPTVYFPLIVEECMMIEPTETESKETLDAFIDAMIQIAKEAEEQPEVVQEAPHTTVVKRLDETTAARKPILRYRKVEESH; via the coding sequence ATGCATAACGATCAACCGCTCATTTTCGAACGAAGCAAGCCAGGACGAATTGCCTACAGCCTTCCGGCGCTCGACGTTCCGGCCGCTGATCTTAACGAACTCGTTCCGGCTGACTATTTGCGTACTGAAGAGCCGGAACTGCCGGAAGTGTCGGAATTAGACTTAATGCGCCACTATACGGCCCTCTCAAAGCGGAACCACGGCGTCGATTCCGGATTTTATCCGCTCGGGTCGTGCACAATGAAATACAATCCGAAAATCAATGAAAACGTCGCCCGCCTCGCCGGATTTGCCCACATCCATCCGCTGCAGCCGGAAGAAACGGTGCAAGGGGCGCTTGAACTGATGTACGACTTGCAAGAGCATTTGAAAGAAATCACGGGCATGGATGCGGTCACCTTGCAGCCGGCCGCCGGCGCGCACGGCGAATGGACAGGGCTGATGATGATTCGCGCCTATCATGAAGCGAACGGTGACTTCGGGCGGACGAAAGTGATCGTTCCTGACTCGGCGCACGGCACGAATCCGGCTTCAGCAACCGTCGCCGGCTTTGAGACAGTGACAGTCAAATCGACGGCTGACGGCCTTGTCGATTTAGAGGATTTGCGGCGCGTCGTCGGCGCCGATACGGCGGCGCTCATGCTCACCAACCCGAACACGCTCGGGCTGTTTGAAGAGCAGATCGTCGAAATGGCGGAAATCATTCATGAAGCAGGCGGCAAGCTGTATTATGACGGTGCGAACTTAAACGCCATTCTCGGTAAGGCGCGCCCAGGAGATATGGGGTTTGACGTCGTCCATTTAAACTTGCATAAAACGTTCACCGGCCCGCACGGCGGCGGAGGCCCAGGTTCCGGACCGGTCGGGGTGAAGGCCGATCTTGTACCGTTTTTGCCGAAACCAGTCATCGCCAAAGGGGAAAACGGCTATTATCTCGATCATGACCGCCCGCAGTCGATCGGCCGCGTCAAGCCGTTTTACGGCAACTTCGGGATCAATGTCCGGGCATACACGTACATCCGCTCGATGGGACCGGACGGCTTAAAAGCGGTGAGCGAATACGCTGTCTTAAACGCCAACTATATGATGCGCCGGCTCGCCGAGTATTACGATTTGCCGTATGACCGCCATTGCAAGCACGAGTTCGTCCTCTCCGGCAGACGGCAAAAGAAACTTGGCGTCAGAACGCTTGATATCGCCAAACGGTTGCTTGACTTTGGCTTCCATCCGCCGACCGTCTACTTTCCGCTCATTGTTGAGGAGTGCATGATGATCGAGCCGACTGAGACGGAGTCGAAAGAAACACTCGATGCGTTCATCGACGCGATGATTCAAATTGCCAAAGAAGCAGAGGAACAGCCGGAAGTTGTACAAGAAGCACCGCATACGACCGTCGTCAAGCGACTTGATGAAACGACGGCAGCGCGCAAACCGATTTTGCGGTATCGAAAAGTAGAAGAAAGCCATTAA
- the mntR gene encoding transcriptional regulator MntR has protein sequence MPTPSMEDYIEQIYILIEEKGYARVSDIAEALSVHPSSVTKMVQKLDKDEYLVYEKYRGLVLTPKGRKIGQRLVYRHELLEQFLRLIGVNEENIYRDVEGIEHHLSWNAIDRIGDLVQYFQEDGRRLEALRDVQKRNEQGE, from the coding sequence TTGCCGACACCGAGCATGGAAGATTACATTGAGCAAATTTACATTTTGATCGAAGAAAAAGGCTACGCCCGCGTCTCCGATATCGCGGAAGCGTTGTCCGTTCACCCTTCTTCGGTGACGAAAATGGTGCAAAAGCTCGATAAAGATGAATATTTAGTGTACGAGAAATACCGCGGTCTTGTGTTGACGCCGAAAGGAAGAAAAATCGGTCAGCGGCTTGTGTACCGTCATGAGCTGCTTGAACAGTTTCTTCGCTTAATCGGTGTCAATGAAGAAAACATTTATCGTGACGTTGAAGGAATTGAACATCATTTGAGCTGGAACGCCATCGACCGGATCGGCGACTTGGTCCAATATTTTCAGGAGGACGGCCGCCGCCTGGAGGCGTTGCGCGATGTCCAAAAACGCAATGAACAAGGGGAGTAA
- a CDS encoding rhodanese-like domain-containing protein, which yields MEALLIVLGAIIVYSVITYLWQRRIVKALTEEEFRAGYRKAQLVDVREPDEFAAGHILGARNIPLTQLRMRMKELRKDQPIYLYCQNGLRSGRAAQMLYRKGYRNLYHLKGGFKTWTGKVKKKA from the coding sequence ATGGAAGCTTTGCTTATTGTTCTCGGCGCGATCATCGTGTATTCCGTCATCACGTATTTGTGGCAGCGGAGAATTGTCAAGGCGTTGACAGAAGAAGAGTTCCGCGCCGGCTACCGAAAAGCGCAATTAGTCGATGTCCGCGAACCGGATGAGTTTGCGGCTGGACATATTTTAGGGGCACGCAACATTCCGCTCACTCAACTGCGCATGCGCATGAAAGAACTGCGCAAAGACCAGCCGATTTATTTATATTGCCAAAACGGGCTGCGCAGCGGGCGAGCCGCGCAAATGCTGTACCGGAAAGGCTACCGCAACTTGTACCATTTAAAAGGCGGATTTAAAACGTGGACTGGGAAAGTGAAGAAAAAAGCCTAA
- a CDS encoding LysM peptidoglycan-binding domain-containing protein codes for MIVHVVQRGEALWQLARRYGVPLERIVAANELSDPNRLVSGQAVVIPVPYRYHIVRTGETLWQIARAYGVTVEAIVQANRIANPALIYSGTALLIPARVHTVRTGETLGQIAAAYGVSVQQIIEFNPITDPNIIVPGQRLVIPPAKPLIETNAFTIDPGEEGAEQVREVGRHLTYAAPFAYTIRADGGLNPPNDTAIMQAAYAARIVPMMTITNFTYQDPGSRLAQTILGDTALQTRLLDNIIQVMRAKGYRALNVDFENVYPSDRERYNMFLQRAANRLHAEGYMLSTSLAPKISAEQKGLLYEAHDYPAHGRIADFVILMTYEWGYRFGPPQAISPVNQIRRVLDYAVTAIPRRKIMMGFQIYARDWLLPHVQGQEAETFSPKEALERAIRYGVPIQYDMEAASPFYRYTDERGRQHEVWFEDARSALAKFQLVKEYGLRGISYWVLGYPYPENWVLLEDNFRVRKRG; via the coding sequence ATGATTGTCCATGTCGTCCAACGCGGGGAAGCGCTTTGGCAGCTGGCCCGCCGCTACGGCGTCCCACTTGAGCGGATCGTCGCCGCCAATGAACTAAGCGACCCGAACCGGCTTGTCAGCGGGCAGGCTGTTGTCATCCCGGTGCCATATCGCTATCATATCGTTCGTACAGGGGAAACGTTATGGCAGATCGCCAGGGCGTATGGAGTAACGGTCGAAGCGATCGTGCAGGCGAACCGGATCGCCAATCCGGCGCTCATTTATTCGGGCACGGCATTGTTGATTCCGGCCCGCGTCCATACGGTGCGCACGGGGGAAACGCTAGGGCAAATCGCCGCTGCTTACGGGGTGAGCGTCCAGCAAATCATTGAATTCAATCCGATCACCGATCCGAATATAATCGTTCCCGGACAGCGGCTTGTCATTCCGCCGGCTAAGCCGCTCATTGAAACGAATGCGTTTACGATTGATCCTGGGGAAGAAGGGGCAGAACAAGTGCGTGAAGTCGGCCGTCATTTGACGTATGCCGCGCCATTCGCCTACACGATTCGCGCCGATGGCGGGCTCAATCCACCAAATGACACTGCTATTATGCAAGCGGCTTACGCTGCGCGCATCGTACCGATGATGACGATCACGAACTTTACGTATCAGGACCCGGGCTCGCGGCTGGCGCAGACGATTTTAGGAGACACCGCGCTGCAAACGCGGCTGCTTGACAATATCATTCAAGTGATGCGCGCGAAAGGATATCGGGCGTTGAATGTCGATTTTGAAAATGTGTATCCATCCGACCGCGAACGGTATAATATGTTTTTGCAGCGGGCGGCGAACCGGCTTCACGCTGAGGGATATATGTTATCGACGTCACTGGCGCCTAAAATAAGTGCAGAACAAAAAGGGCTGCTGTACGAGGCGCATGACTATCCCGCCCATGGACGCATCGCCGATTTCGTTATTCTAATGACGTATGAGTGGGGCTATCGGTTCGGACCACCGCAAGCCATTTCGCCAGTAAACCAAATTCGGCGCGTGCTCGATTATGCGGTGACGGCCATTCCGCGGAGGAAAATCATGATGGGATTCCAAATTTACGCCCGCGACTGGTTGCTGCCGCACGTGCAAGGGCAAGAGGCGGAAACGTTCAGCCCGAAAGAGGCGCTCGAACGCGCCATTCGCTACGGGGTGCCCATTCAGTACGATATGGAGGCGGCTTCCCCGTTTTATCGCTACACGGATGAGCGAGGGCGCCAGCATGAAGTATGGTTTGAAGATGCCCGCAGCGCGTTAGCGAAATTCCAATTGGTGAAAGAATACGGATTGCGCGGGATCAGCTACTGGGTGCTCGGGTATCCGTATCCGGAAAACTGGGTGTTGTTGGAAGACAACTTCCGCGTCCGTAAGCGCGGGTAA
- a CDS encoding patatin-like phospholipase family protein → MDIDIVFSGGGVKGFALLGAYEAIEEKGLRWKRLAGTSAGALLAALLAAGYSAREMTRLLEELEMERFLDERASWIPFPVWKWVRLYWHLGVYKGKVFEQWIESALAARGVRTFRDIPPGSLYIVASDVTNGRIVVLPDDLRTYGLDPDSFSVAKAVRMSTSIPYFFEPVRLRGRGGISLIVDGGVLSNFPLFLFDEEKEAKKRPVLGVQLSAKPGEQPKRRISNALDLYEALFATMKEAHDARYISRRHEKNIIFLPVENVLSTDFSIDPEARRHLIEYGRERARQFLRQWAY, encoded by the coding sequence GTGGACATTGACATCGTCTTTTCCGGTGGCGGAGTGAAAGGGTTTGCGTTGCTTGGAGCATACGAAGCCATTGAGGAAAAAGGGCTGCGCTGGAAGCGGCTCGCCGGAACGAGTGCGGGGGCGCTGCTCGCTGCGCTGTTGGCGGCTGGATACAGCGCCCGCGAGATGACGCGGTTGCTCGAGGAGCTCGAGATGGAGCGATTTTTGGATGAGCGGGCGTCGTGGATTCCGTTTCCTGTTTGGAAATGGGTGCGTCTTTATTGGCACCTCGGCGTTTACAAAGGAAAGGTGTTTGAACAGTGGATTGAATCGGCACTCGCCGCTCGCGGGGTGCGGACGTTTCGGGACATACCACCCGGGAGTTTGTATATCGTTGCTTCCGATGTGACGAACGGGCGCATCGTGGTGCTGCCGGACGACTTGCGCACCTACGGACTCGACCCTGACTCATTTTCGGTCGCCAAGGCGGTGCGGATGAGCACGAGCATCCCATACTTTTTCGAGCCGGTTCGCCTCCGCGGGCGGGGCGGCATCTCTCTCATCGTTGACGGCGGAGTGCTCAGCAACTTTCCCCTTTTTCTCTTTGATGAAGAAAAGGAAGCGAAAAAACGGCCGGTACTCGGCGTCCAACTGAGCGCAAAGCCGGGCGAGCAACCGAAACGGCGCATTTCCAACGCGCTTGATTTGTATGAAGCGTTGTTCGCAACGATGAAAGAGGCGCATGACGCCCGCTATATTTCGCGTCGCCATGAAAAAAATATCATCTTTTTGCCGGTGGAAAATGTCCTTTCGACCGACTTTTCCATCGACCCGGAAGCGCGCCGGCACTTGATTGAGTATGGACGTGAGCGGGCGCGGCAGTTTTTGCGGCAATGGGCATACTAG